Proteins encoded in a region of the Saccharothrix ecbatanensis genome:
- a CDS encoding type B 50S ribosomal protein L31: MKQGIHPDYHPVVFQDQATGKAFLTRSTATSARTIDWEDGNTYPLITVDITSDSHPFWTGAQRVMDTAGRVEKFNRRYGKRNR, from the coding sequence GTGAAGCAGGGCATCCACCCCGACTACCACCCGGTGGTCTTCCAGGACCAGGCGACGGGCAAGGCGTTCCTGACCCGGTCCACGGCCACGTCGGCCCGCACGATCGACTGGGAGGACGGCAACACCTACCCGCTGATCACGGTCGACATCACGTCCGACTCGCACCCGTTCTGGACCGGCGCTCAGCGCGTGATGGACACCGCCGGCCGCGTGGAGAAGTTCAACCGCCGCTACGGCAAGAGGAACCGCTGA